In Nocardioides sp. W7, the genomic stretch CCGGCGCGGGCCCGAGCCCGGAGCGGGGAGGAGAAGAAGGAACGCGGCAGCGAGCAGGAGCGCGCCGCCGACGAACCACCCGGCGCTGGCCGCGGCAGCGGAGGCCGCAGGCGTCGAACCGGCGACGGGAGCGGACGCGAGCTGGACGGTCGCCGGCAGCGGGGCCGGAGCGGCGAGCGCCAGCGGGGTGGTGCCTGCGGGTACGCCGGCGACCGCGAGCGGTGCCGTCACTGGCGGCACCGGGGCGGCGACGGGCGTCGGAGCGGCCGGCGCGGAGTTGTCGACGTCGGGCGTCGCGGACGGAGCCTTCGTCGGGGCCGGCGCCGCGATCTCCTTCGCCGAGTAGCTGATCGTCAGCGGCAGCGGGCGCTTGGTGGAGTCGGACTGGAGGCCGGTGGAGTACCAGAACTGGTCGACGCCGAACGGCTGGAGGTAGCTCACGAAGGCCTGCGGGAACGCCCCCCAGCCCGAGCCGGTGCGGTCCTGGGGCTCCGAGCCGGTGACGGCCACGTCGTCGTACGCCGGCTGGGCGGTGAGTCCGAGCGCGCCGAGGTCGACGGTGGGCAAGTCCGCGAGGCGTACCCGCTTCGGGACGGCCGCGGTCCAGATCGTCGGGTCGTCGCGGTCCGCGAGGAAGCCGCCGAGCGTCGCGGTCAGTGATCCGGAGCCGCCGGCGACCTCGAGCGTCGGGTCGGTCACCGTGAAGATGGTGTTGCCGCCGTAGTAGACGACCGTGAAGGTCCCCTGCCACGACACGGTGGCCGTCCCGGCGGCACGGTCCACGGTCCCGGTGCCCTTCCTCAGGACCACGGCGTGCTCGCTGAACGGGCCGTAGACGCCGATCGGGGCTCCGGCCGGCGAGGTGCCGAGACCCGCCCAGGTGGCGGTGCTCCAGCCACCGGCGGGAGTGGCCTTCTCGATGGTGACGTTGCCCTGGACCGCCCGCCACTGCGACTCGCGGAGCGCGACACCGCCGCGGCCGGGGTCGGCGACGCCGGCGGCCAGGAAGTTGATGGCGGCGGGGTTGTGCGACCGCGCGTTGGTCTGGTCGCTGACGCCCCAGCGGAGCACCGCGCCCGCGACCTCGACCGGTCCGCCAGTGGCGGTCGGCGAGGGGGTGGGACCGGTGGTCGGGCCGGAGGTCTCGGTCGGCGACTCGCTGGGAGTCTCGCTCGGCGACGGGCTGGTCGTCGGCGAGGCAGTATCGCTGGGGTCACTGGGGTCGGTCGGCTCGACAGTGGGGGTCGCCGTGGCGGTCGCCGGGCTCGTCGCGGTGGTGGTGATCTCGTCGTCCGGCCCCTCCCCCGCGGCACCCGCCGGGAGGGTTGCGAACACCCCCACGATCAGGCTCACCAGGCCGGCGACCAGCAACGCGGCAGCGGCTCCGGTGCGGGCTCCCCGGTCAGGCCGCTGCACGGCGCGACCTCCGGAACCTCCAGGCGAGCTGCCCCAGGGCGGCCAGCAGCACCAGCGCGGACACGCCGGCGAAGACCAGCGCGGCGCGGTCGTCGTCGCCGTCGGCGTCCGATGCGGCGGCAACTTCTGCCGACTCGGCTGGTGCGGCCGCCGTGACCGCGAAGTTGACCACCGGGGGGCTCTCGACGCCGAAGACCCGAAGCTCGTGGGTGCCGGCCGCGGTGTCACCCGGGAGCAGCACGACGCCGGCGATGCCGCCGTCGCTGCCGACCAGGAAGGGTCCGGAGGCGGCCCGGCCGTCGTCGAAGACCACGCTCACCTGTCGACCGGCCGGAAGGCCGGACCCGGTGAAGGCGAGGGCGTTGCCGGCCTGCGCCGAGGCCCGGTCCACCTCCAGGGCGGGCGCGGTCGCCGGGCCGCCCGCCTTGGTCGGGGCGGATCCCGCGGAGGGAGCAGCGGTGGGAGCAGAGGTCGGCTGGGCGCTCGGCGCAGGCGAGGCGGGCTCGGCGTCGTACACCTGGCCGACCCGCACCGGGGTGAACGTC encodes the following:
- a CDS encoding HtaA domain-containing protein codes for the protein MQRPDRGARTGAAAALLVAGLVSLIVGVFATLPAGAAGEGPDDEITTTATSPATATATPTVEPTDPSDPSDTASPTTSPSPSETPSESPTETSGPTTGPTPSPTATGGPVEVAGAVLRWGVSDQTNARSHNPAAINFLAAGVADPGRGGVALRESQWRAVQGNVTIEKATPAGGWSTATWAGLGTSPAGAPIGVYGPFSEHAVVLRKGTGTVDRAAGTATVSWQGTFTVVYYGGNTIFTVTDPTLEVAGGSGSLTATLGGFLADRDDPTIWTAAVPKRVRLADLPTVDLGALGLTAQPAYDDVAVTGSEPQDRTGSGWGAFPQAFVSYLQPFGVDQFWYSTGLQSDSTKRPLPLTISYSAKEIAAPAPTKAPSATPDVDNSAPAAPTPVAAPVPPVTAPLAVAGVPAGTTPLALAAPAPLPATVQLASAPVAGSTPAASAAAASAGWFVGGALLLAAAFLLLLPAPGSGPRRTPS